The nucleotide window TGGTCGCCCGCCTGGAAGATGATGGGTGCCAGCCCGTTGGCGCCCAGCCCGTCGAGGGCGAACTCGAACATCTCCTTCATGAAGCCGATGTTGAGGTCGGTCAGCGCCGGCACGATCGCGACGTACGGCCGGTCCATGCCAAGCTTCTCCTTCATCTCCACCAGCCGGCGCACGCCCGCCACCGTGGGCGCGAAGGTGTTGCGCCCGCGGAAGTGCTCGTGGATATGCCGCTCGTGCCCGTCAAGGCTGATGGTGACCGCGTCGAACAGCTCGCAGATCGGCCGCACCCGCTCGCCCTTGATGAGGATGCCGTTGGTCAGCAGCTCCAGGCCCACCGTGTCGCTGAGCGACCGCGCGTGCTCGGCCAGCTCGATGAGGTCCGGCCGCATCAGCGGCTCGCCGCCGGTGAAGAAGATCCGGCGGATCCCCTCCTCGACCAGCCGCGAGATGAGGTGCTTGTACTCGGCCGTGGAGAGCGTGGGCGCGAACTTCTGCTCCAGCTGCAGCTTGAGCTTGTAGTCGCGGTCGTCGCGGTTGTAGCAGTACGGGCACTTCAGGTTGCACTCGTTCGTCATGTGCAGGTAGATGTGCGCCGGGAACGGGCGGTTGTGGTACTCGCTCCGCTCGCGCTCGCGGTACTCGTCGTGGTGCAGGAAGCCCACGCCCACCAGGTTCTCGCAGAAGGCGTTCACCGCCTGCACGGCGTCTGCCGCAGGCATGCCGAAGTCCTGCTCGATGCGCTGCGCGATCTGCGGCACCGAGCGGTGCTTCCGCAGCAGCTCGATGAGGTAGCGCCCGCTCTCGTTCACCCGCGTCCACACGAAGTTGGCCGGGTCGAAGTAGAGGAACCACTCGTCCTGGGTCCACGAGCGCAGCCGCGGCGGGGTGACGTAGCGGCTAAGGGTGGGGTGCTGCTGCATGACGCGCCTCCTCTCAGGCGGGCGTGAGGGAACGGTCGGCGGGAAGGTGCGAGAGCGCCTGGGGCTTGAACTGCTCGCGGAAGATCCGCGCGTACAGCCCGTTGCGCTCCACCAGCTCGGCGTGGGAGCCCTTCTCCACGATGCGGCCCTCGTCGAGCAGGAGCACCTCGTCGGCCAGGAGCAGCGACGACAGCCGGTGGGCGATGACCACGGTGGTGCGCCCGCGCATGAGCGGCACGAGCGCGTCGTGGATCTCGGCCTCGGACTCCGAGTCTACGGCAGAGACCGCTTCGTCCAGGATCAGCACCGGCGGGTCTTTGAGGAACATCCGCGCGAGGGCGATGCGCTGGCACTGGCCCCCCGAGAGCCGTACCCCGCGCTCGCCCACGGTCGTCGCGTAGCCTTCCGGCAGCTGCGCGATGAAGTCGTGCGCGAACGAGCGGCGGCAGGCCTCCTCCACCTCGGCGTCGCTCGCCTCCGGACGCCCGAAGCGCACGTTGTCGCCCACGGTGCCGCTGAACAGGAAGGTCTGCTGGTCCACGATGCCGACGGCGGCCCGCAACGGCTCCAGCGCCAGGGTGCGCACGTCGGCGCCGTCCAGCAGCACCTGGCCGCCACCCGGCTCGTAGAAGCGCGCGAGCAGGTTCACCAGCGTGCTCTTCCCCGCCCCGGAGCGTCCCACCAGCGCCACCGTGCTGCCCGCCTCGATCCGCAGGTCTACCCCCGCCAGCACCTCCGACCCGTCCGCATACGCGAAGCGAACGCCGCGCATCTCGATCGTCCCGCGCAGCGGCGGGAGCTCGCCGCCCCCGGTGCGCTCGCGCGGCTCCCCCAGGAACTCGTACAGCCGCTGGATGGCCGCGGCCGACTGCTGGACGTTGAGGTTCGCTGCGATGACGGCGTTCACCGGCGCGTACAGGAAGCTGAGGAAGGCGAGCACGGCCACCACCTGGCCCATCGTCATCTGCCCCAGCACCACGGCCCGGGCGCCGTACCACAGCACGAACACGCTGCACAGCCCCGTCACCAGCGAGGTGCCCACCGTGCTCACGATCCCGAACCAGTTGACCCGCACGTAGATGTCGCGCAGGTCGCGCAGCCGGTCGGCCACCGCGCGCTGCTGCAGCCTCTCGCGCCCGTACGCCTTGATCGTGCGCACCGCTGCGAAGCTCTCCGCCACCGCGGCCGAGGCCACCGCCTGCTTCTCCTGCATGTCGGCGCTCAGCACGCGCATCTGCCGGTTGGCGGCGTGGCGGATCCAGGCGAACGGGACCACGAACAGCACCAGGATCACCGCCAGCTCCACGCGCACGTACAGCACGAAGCCCAGGCCGACCAAGAAGGTCAGCCCGTTGATCACCACGGTCACCAGGGTGCGCACCAGCGCGCCCTCGATGCCGCGGGCGTCGTTCATGACCCTGGCCTGCAGGTACGAGGAGTGGTGCTGCGAGAAGAACGAGAGGGGAAGCCCGTGCAGGTGCTCGACGAGGTGCGAGGCCAGGTCGAGGATGATGTTCTCCTTCAGCACGAGCGTGGCCCGCTCGTTCACGAAGGCGAACACGTGCCGGAGGAGGACGAGCGCCGCGAACGCCAGCGAGATCAGCGTGATGCGGTCCAGCTTGGCGCCGGCGACCGCCGCGTCCACCACGTACATCGTGAAGAGCGGCGCCGGTAGCTGCAGGAGCACGCTCAGCACCATCAGCGTGCCGACCCACGCGAACTTACCGCGGTAGGCGCGGAGGAAATCGCGCCAGAAGCGCAGGAAGAGTTTCGAGACGTGCGGCGTTTCATCCGCCCGGGAGACGGCGCCAGCCACGTTCAACAGCCCGGACATCGCGTGTTGACCACGTGCATGCCTCCTTTTCGGTCAGGAGTCCGCAGTGACACCCGCTGTGGGGATCACACCCTAAAACGACGGGTGGGAAGTGTCAAGAGGATCTATTAAAAGGAGCGTACCCATTCTGACATAGAAAGTCACCGCTTCATTTCGCATCTGTGGTACCCCAACGGCTTTACCGTATAAACACCAGTGTTTACCTGAAACAATTGGTCACCTCATCGGCCGATACCGGTCGCATCGAGCTAGGGAGAGAGTTCGTTCGAAAGCGGAGAGCGGTCAGTAAACAGGCGTGTAACGGTTGCCGAAGGCGAAATCGAGGAGCGAGGCGTTGTGGAGGGATGTCGGGCGGATCGTCCGACGTGGGACAACGGCCGATGGTGGGAGGCGGAACGAGCAAAACCCCCGGCCGGAGCAGCGCCAGAGGTTTTCGGATCGTGAGGAAGCGGGGGACTGCCTCGCCAGCCTACATCATCTGGCCGCGAAGTACGCCCGCCCCGCGGCTTCGTCGCCGCGCATGGCGGTGATGAGCGCATCTACCGAGTCGAACTTCTCGATGGCGCGGAGGTGCTTGGCCACCTCGACGCGGACGCGCTCGCCGTAGATGTCGCCGCTCCAGTCCAGCAGGTGCAGCTCGATGGTGGGAGAGAAGCCGGGGAAGGTGGGGCGCGGGCCCAGGTGCAGCAGGCCGGGCAGGCGCTCGCCGCGCACCCAGCCGAACGCGGCGTACACGCCCTCCTTGGGAAGCAGCTTCTCCGGCTCGTCCAGGCGGACGTTGGCGGTGGGGAAGCCCAGCTCTCGGCCCTTCCGCTCGCCCTGCACCACCACGCCGTCCAGCCAGTAGCGGTGCCCCAGCAGGCTCGCGGCGCCCTCCGCGTCGCCAGCGGCGAGCTGCGCACGGATGCGGCTGGACGAGATCTCCTGCCCGTCCAGCGTGATCGCGTCGACCACGTCCACGTCGAAGCCCAGCTCGCGCCCGATCTCGCGCAGCGTGTCCGCGCCGCCCTCGCGCCCGCGCCCGAAGCCGTGGTCGTGGCCGATCACCAGCTCGCGCATGTCCAGGCGGCCGATCAGGATCTCTTCGACGAAGCGGCGGGCGGAGTATTGCTGGAGGACGGGCGTGAAGGGCAGGAAGACGGCGTACTCCAGGCCGGACTCGGCCAAGATCTCCTTCTTCTCCGCCAGGCTGGTGAGCACGGGCGGCGCCGCCTCCGGGCGCACTACGCGCAGGGGATGCGGATGGAAGGTGACGAGGACGCTGCGGCGGCCAGTGCGCTCGGCGCGCGCGGCGAGCTCGCGGAAGACCTCGCGGTGCCCCAGGTGCACGCCGTCGAACGTGCCGACGGTGACCAGGCTGCCCCGCCCGTCGCGAGGGATCGCCAGCGGCAGCGCGGGATCGACCGCGTACGCCTGCGACGCATCCGCGGAGGCGCCGGGATTCGCGGGCGGCTGCGCATCGGCTGAAGCGGCAGAAGCTACCGCATCGGCGGAGGCGGATCGGGCCGCGGGAGGATACGCATCGTCCGAACGCCGTGCATCTACCGGCGCGACAGGCAGATCGGCATCTCCCCGCTCGCCCGTCATACGAACACCTTCCGCGGGCGGACCACGTCGCCGAATCGCTCCCCGATGGCGAGGAGCGCGCCGTCGTCGGCCGAGACGAAGGCGAGCGGCTGGCCCTCGGGCGCGTCGGCGGGCGCGGGAAGCGCGCGGCCGAAGCCGAGCTCCGCCCTGCCCCGCTCGTCCACCGGCACCTTCGGGAGATGCGAGACGGCGTCGGCGGGCGAGATCAGCGCGGCGGCCACACGCTCCGCATCCCCGAGCTGATCGATGGGCACGGCACGGTCGACCGAGTGAACTCCGACGCGCGTCCGCCGCAGCGCCGTGAGATGGCCGCCGACGCCCAAGGCCTCGCCCACGTCGCGGGCGATGGCGCGGATGTACGTGCCGCTGCCGCACTCCACCTCGACGGTTACGTCCGGCAGGTCGAACGAGACGATGCCGATCCGGTGGATCGTCACCGTCGAAGGCTTCCGTTCCACCTCGCCGCCGCGGCGGGCGATGGCGTACATCCGCTCGCCGTCGACCTTCTTGGCCGAGTACGCGGGCGGCACCTGCTCGATCGTCCCCACCTGCCGCGCAAGGGCCGCGCGCACCTCATCTTCCGTCAGCGCTTTCCACCCGTCGCTCTCCGATACCACCGTGCCGGTGAGGTCGTCGGTGTCGGTAGATGCGCCCAGGCGAATCGTGCCGACGTACGTCTTCGGAAGCGCGGTCAGGTACTCCGCCAGCCGCGTCGCGGGGCCCACGCAGACGAGCAGCAGGCCGGAGGCGAACGGATCGAGCGTGCCCGTGTGCCCCACCTGCCGCGTCTTCAGCCCGCGCCGCGTCATCGCCACCGCATCGTGCGACGTCGGCCCGACCGGCTTGTCGATCGGCAGCACCCCGTTCATCTCGCTCATCCGCCACACCCCCGGCTACGATTCGGCAGACGAACGGCGATGCCCGGAAAGGTGTTAGTCCGCGAAGGCGGACTTTGCGCCGTCGTTGCCGCGAATTCATTCGCCGAGCCGAGCCCGGTCGCGCGCCGAAAGACGGGGGCACACACAGGTGCCCCCCTACCGATGCTTCGGCGGGGGAGCGGGATGTACGAAGTGCGAGGGCCGGCGGAGCGGCAGCTCAATCGCGAGACTCCTCGCCGCGCGTCTCGTCCGTCGCCGACGGATCCGCCGTCGTCTCATCCACCGCCGTCCCGTCGTCGTCCGAATCGATGTCCGACGATTCGGAGGCGGCGATGCTCTCGAAGGTGCCTTCCTCGCGGCTCACGCCGTCGGCCGGGAGGGCCTCGCGGAGCAGGCGCTCGATACGGTTGGCCTCCTCCAGCACGCGGTCCACCTGGAAGTGCAACTCGGGGATGCGGCGCATGTGCAGGCGCTTGCCGAGCTGGCTGCGGATGAACGGCGCCGCGCTGCGCAGCCCGGCGAGGACGCCCTCCTGCTCCTCGTCGTCGCCGAGCGTGGTGAAGTACACCTTGGCGTGGTCCAGCTCCGGCGAGGTCGCAACGGCGGTGACGGTGGCGAGCCCCACGCGGGGGTCGCGGACCTCGTCGCGCACGAGCAGGGTGATCTCCTGCTTGAGCTGCTCGTTGATGCGGTCTGTGCGTTTGAACTGCGGCATGGTCCTGCCCCCCGAACGAGAAGGCGGCGGCGGGCCGGGAGTGTCCGGGCTCGCCGCCGCTCTCAGTAAAAAGTCGTGTACGAGTCGAGGATGCGCGCCCTCCCCTCGTCTTCCACCAGCTTGTCGGCCGCCTGGAGCACCGATGCGGCGTGCTTCCGGTCGTTCGACACCACGCAGACCGCGATCTCGGCGCGGTCGTGCGTGTCGTTGTGCGCCGTCTCGGCGGCCGAGACGTTGAGCTGGTGGTGGAGCCGGTCCTTGAGCGACCGGACCACCATGCGCTTCTCCTTGAGGGAGGAGCAGCCCGGGAGCATCAGCTCCCAAGCGGCCAGCCCGACCACCATGGCCTAGCGCTCGCGGGCCTCGGCGACGCCCGCCAGCGTGCGCGCCACCTCTTCCACGCGGTAGCACTCGAGGACGTCGCCGACCTTGATGTCGTTGAAGTTCTTGATGTTCAGGCCGCACTCGAAGCCCTCGCGGACCTCCTTCGCGTCGTCCTTGAACCGCTTCAGCGACTCCAGCTCGCCCTCGTAGACCTGGACCGCGTCGCGGATCACGCGGATCTTGCCCTTCCGGTCCAGCACGCCGCTGGTGACCATGCAGCCGGCCACCGTGCCCACGCGCGGCACCTTGAAGAGCTGGCGGACCTGCGCCGTGCCCAGCATCACCTCGCGCTGCTCCGGCGAGAGCAGGCCCTCCATGGCCGAGCGGACCTCTTCGACCGCCTCGTAGATGATGTTGTACAGGCGGATGTCGATGTCCTCGCGCTCCGCCACCTGCCGCGCCTCGCCCGTGGGGCGGACGTGGAAGCCGATGACGATGGCGGCCGAGGTGGTCGCCAGCAGCACGTCGGACTCGTTGATCGCGCCCACGCCGCGGTGGATGACCTGCACCAGCACCTCGGGCGTGGAAAGCTGCTCCAGCGCGTCCGAAAGCGCCTGCACCGAGCCGTCCACGTCGCCCTTGATCACCAGGTTGAGCGTGGCGCGCTCGCCCTTCGCCAGCATCTTGGTGATGTCGGTCAGCTTCACGCCGCGGCTCTTGATGCGCATGCGCTTCTCGCGGTCCAGCCGCTGCCGCGTCTGCGAGATCTCGGCGGCGCGGTCGGCGTCCATCGCCAGCAGCTGGTCGCCGGCCCCGGGCACGCCCGGGAGGCCGAGGATCTGCACCGGGATGGCCGGGCCCGCGGCGGCCACGGGACGGTTGCGCTCGTCCAGCATGGCGCGGATGCGGCCGTTGTAGAGGCCGACGACCACGTGGTCGCCCACGCGCAGGGTGCCATTGGTGACCAGAACCGTGGCGACGGGGCCCTTGCCCACGTCCAGCTGCGCCTCGATGACGGTGCCGCTGGCTTCGCGGTTGGCGTTGGCCCGCAGCTCCAGGATGTCGGCCTGCAGGAGCACCTTCTCCAGCAGGTCGTCCATCCCCAGCCCCTTCTTCGCCGACACCTCGGCCGACATCACGTCGCCGCCGAAGTCCTCGAGCACGACCCCGTGCTGCAGCAGGTCCTGCTTCACCTTCATGGGGTTGGCGTCGGGCAGGTCGACCTTGTTGACCGCCACGATCAGCGGGACGCCCGCGTTGCGGGCGTGGCTGATGGCCTCGATGGTCTGAGGCATCACCGAGTCGTCGGCCGCGACCACCAGGATGACCACGTCGGTCACCTCGGCGCCGCGGGCGCGCATTGCGGTGAAGGCAGCGTGGCCGGGCGTGTCCAGGAACGAGATGGCTCGCCCGCCGGGCAGCTCCACGTGGTACGCGCCGATGTGCTGCGTGATGCCGCCGGACTCGCCCGCGATGACGTTGGTCTTGCGGATGTAGTCGAGGAGCGACGTCTTGCCGTGGTCCACGTGGCCCATGACCGTGACCACGGGCGGACGCGGGGCCAGGTCGTCCTCTTCGTCGGCCTCCAGCGCCTCTTCCATCTCGGCGCCGTATTCCTCTTCGCGCACGGCCTTAAAGCCGAACTCGTCCAGCAGCAGCTCGATCTGGTCGAAGTCCAGCCGCTGGTTGATGGTGACCATCAGCCCCAGGTTCTTGAACGCGCTGCCGATGATCTGCGTGGCCGACACGTCGATCAGCTCCGAGAGCTCGGCCACGGTGAGGAACTCGTTGACGCGCACCGTCTCCGCCTCTTCGGCGCGGGTCCGCAGCCGCTCCTCTTCCATGCGCTCGTGCATGGTGGGCCCCTGGTCGCGCGAGCCGCGCCGCTTGCGGCGGCCGCCCGTCTCCATGGCCGCCATCGTCTTGCGGAAGTTGGCGTCCACGGCGTCCTGGTCTACCCAGCCCTTCCCCTTCTTGCCCTTCTTCTTGTCCTTCTTCTTGCCGGCCGAGGCTCCGGTGCCCGGCAGGTCACCGCCGGGGCGTGCGCCAGCGGCGCCGGCGCGGGCCGGTGCCGGGGGTGCGCCGGCGCGGGCCGGGCGCGGCGGCCCGAACTCGGGCCGCGCAGTGCGCGGCGGCATGTCGCGGCGCGCGTCGGTGGGGCGGCGGTCGTGGTCGCCGCCCGCGTGGTGCACCACGCCGCTGTCGTAGCGGCGGTCGCCCGCCGCGGGCTGCGGCGGACGTGCGCTCAGCGGCGGGCCGCCCGCGGGACGCCCGCCTTCGGGGCGCGCCGGACGCGGGCCGCCGGCAGCCGGACGGACCGACGGCGGCGGCGTGGGCCGGCCGGAGACGAAGCGCAGCGGCTCGGGCGCGGAAGGCGCCGCGGGCTGTCCGGGCGCCTCGGCGGCGGGGCGCTGCTCCTCGGCCGCGGGCGCTTCGGGCTGCACCGCCGCGGCGGGCGGCGGCTCGGCGGCTTCGAACGCGACGGGCTGCTCCGGCGCGAAATCCACCGTCTTGGCCGGACGCGCCGTCTCCGGACGCGCGGAAGCGGGCCGCACCGTCTCGGGGCGCGCGGCCTCGGGCGATGCGGACTCGGCCGCGGGGGCCGGCGTGACGTCGGCGGGCGGCGTGGCGGCGGTGTCGACCACGATGGTGGGTCCGCGCGGCTCCGCGCCGCCGCGGGTCACCAGGTCGGCGCCGCGCTCGGCGGCTTCCTCGGCCGCTTCGGCGCCCAGCGCGTCGGCCGCGTCCGCCATCGGCGACGCGGTCGAGTCCTCGCCGTCGCCCGGCTGGTCCTCGCGGACGCGGCGGCGGCGGCGGGGGGCCTGCTGCACGTCGCCGATGGCTGCCTCGACGGCTTCCACCGTGTTGACGTGACCGAGCCTGCGCTCGCGCTCGAGCACCGTGCGAAGCCGGGCGACGTGCTCGTCTGCGAGCGGCGTCATGTGGCTGCGCACGGGGATGTCCATCT belongs to Longimicrobiaceae bacterium and includes:
- a CDS encoding PqqD family peptide modification chaperone, with translation MQQHPTLSRYVTPPRLRSWTQDEWFLYFDPANFVWTRVNESGRYLIELLRKHRSVPQIAQRIEQDFGMPAADAVQAVNAFCENLVGVGFLHHDEYRERERSEYHNRPFPAHIYLHMTNECNLKCPYCYNRDDRDYKLKLQLEQKFAPTLSTAEYKHLISRLVEEGIRRIFFTGGEPLMRPDLIELAEHARSLSDTVGLELLTNGILIKGERVRPICELFDAVTISLDGHERHIHEHFRGRNTFAPTVAGVRRLVEMKEKLGMDRPYVAIVPALTDLNIGFMKEMFEFALDGLGANGLAPIIFQAGDHQELSLQQIPRLPVFQREADRTKEYLLERQANRARAREEAGLPPPARGAPEPMLPRQDCGVGHGEISVDPSGYVYPCQSLHFDEFRCGNVREADIQRIFLDSPVMQRVRGTKVQDLAVCRHCDLRELCNGGCRATAYNVYRDFEAHNEIYCRHLEKIAVGQMWMASDLTLEEAVEISCSPN
- the infB gene encoding translation initiation factor IF-2 codes for the protein MHLLREMDIPVRSHMTPLADEHVARLRTVLERERRLGHVNTVEAVEAAIGDVQQAPRRRRRVREDQPGDGEDSTASPMADAADALGAEAAEEAAERGADLVTRGGAEPRGPTIVVDTAATPPADVTPAPAAESASPEAARPETVRPASARPETARPAKTVDFAPEQPVAFEAAEPPPAAAVQPEAPAAEEQRPAAEAPGQPAAPSAPEPLRFVSGRPTPPPSVRPAAGGPRPARPEGGRPAGGPPLSARPPQPAAGDRRYDSGVVHHAGGDHDRRPTDARRDMPPRTARPEFGPPRPARAGAPPAPARAGAAGARPGGDLPGTGASAGKKKDKKKGKKGKGWVDQDAVDANFRKTMAAMETGGRRKRRGSRDQGPTMHERMEEERLRTRAEEAETVRVNEFLTVAELSELIDVSATQIIGSAFKNLGLMVTINQRLDFDQIELLLDEFGFKAVREEEYGAEMEEALEADEEDDLAPRPPVVTVMGHVDHGKTSLLDYIRKTNVIAGESGGITQHIGAYHVELPGGRAISFLDTPGHAAFTAMRARGAEVTDVVILVVAADDSVMPQTIEAISHARNAGVPLIVAVNKVDLPDANPMKVKQDLLQHGVVLEDFGGDVMSAEVSAKKGLGMDDLLEKVLLQADILELRANANREASGTVIEAQLDVGKGPVATVLVTNGTLRVGDHVVVGLYNGRIRAMLDERNRPVAAAGPAIPVQILGLPGVPGAGDQLLAMDADRAAEISQTRQRLDREKRMRIKSRGVKLTDITKMLAKGERATLNLVIKGDVDGSVQALSDALEQLSTPEVLVQVIHRGVGAINESDVLLATTSAAIVIGFHVRPTGEARQVAEREDIDIRLYNIIYEAVEEVRSAMEGLLSPEQREVMLGTAQVRQLFKVPRVGTVAGCMVTSGVLDRKGKIRVIRDAVQVYEGELESLKRFKDDAKEVREGFECGLNIKNFNDIKVGDVLECYRVEEVARTLAGVAEARER
- a CDS encoding DUF503 domain-containing protein is translated as MVVGLAAWELMLPGCSSLKEKRMVVRSLKDRLHHQLNVSAAETAHNDTHDRAEIAVCVVSNDRKHAASVLQAADKLVEDEGRARILDSYTTFY
- the truB gene encoding tRNA pseudouridine(55) synthase TruB; its protein translation is MSEMNGVLPIDKPVGPTSHDAVAMTRRGLKTRQVGHTGTLDPFASGLLLVCVGPATRLAEYLTALPKTYVGTIRLGASTDTDDLTGTVVSESDGWKALTEDEVRAALARQVGTIEQVPPAYSAKKVDGERMYAIARRGGEVERKPSTVTIHRIGIVSFDLPDVTVEVECGSGTYIRAIARDVGEALGVGGHLTALRRTRVGVHSVDRAVPIDQLGDAERVAAALISPADAVSHLPKVPVDERGRAELGFGRALPAPADAPEGQPLAFVSADDGALLAIGERFGDVVRPRKVFV
- the rbfA gene encoding 30S ribosome-binding factor RbfA; the protein is MPQFKRTDRINEQLKQEITLLVRDEVRDPRVGLATVTAVATSPELDHAKVYFTTLGDDEEQEGVLAGLRSAAPFIRSQLGKRLHMRRIPELHFQVDRVLEEANRIERLLREALPADGVSREEGTFESIAASESSDIDSDDDGTAVDETTADPSATDETRGEESRD
- a CDS encoding ABC transporter ATP-binding protein, producing MSGLLNVAGAVSRADETPHVSKLFLRFWRDFLRAYRGKFAWVGTLMVLSVLLQLPAPLFTMYVVDAAVAGAKLDRITLISLAFAALVLLRHVFAFVNERATLVLKENIILDLASHLVEHLHGLPLSFFSQHHSSYLQARVMNDARGIEGALVRTLVTVVINGLTFLVGLGFVLYVRVELAVILVLFVVPFAWIRHAANRQMRVLSADMQEKQAVASAAVAESFAAVRTIKAYGRERLQQRAVADRLRDLRDIYVRVNWFGIVSTVGTSLVTGLCSVFVLWYGARAVVLGQMTMGQVVAVLAFLSFLYAPVNAVIAANLNVQQSAAAIQRLYEFLGEPRERTGGGELPPLRGTIEMRGVRFAYADGSEVLAGVDLRIEAGSTVALVGRSGAGKSTLVNLLARFYEPGGGQVLLDGADVRTLALEPLRAAVGIVDQQTFLFSGTVGDNVRFGRPEASDAEVEEACRRSFAHDFIAQLPEGYATTVGERGVRLSGGQCQRIALARMFLKDPPVLILDEAVSAVDSESEAEIHDALVPLMRGRTTVVIAHRLSSLLLADEVLLLDEGRIVEKGSHAELVERNGLYARIFREQFKPQALSHLPADRSLTPA
- a CDS encoding bifunctional riboflavin kinase/FAD synthetase, producing the protein MTGERGDADLPVAPVDARRSDDAYPPAARSASADAVASAASADAQPPANPGASADASQAYAVDPALPLAIPRDGRGSLVTVGTFDGVHLGHREVFRELAARAERTGRRSVLVTFHPHPLRVVRPEAAPPVLTSLAEKKEILAESGLEYAVFLPFTPVLQQYSARRFVEEILIGRLDMRELVIGHDHGFGRGREGGADTLREIGRELGFDVDVVDAITLDGQEISSSRIRAQLAAGDAEGAASLLGHRYWLDGVVVQGERKGRELGFPTANVRLDEPEKLLPKEGVYAAFGWVRGERLPGLLHLGPRPTFPGFSPTIELHLLDWSGDIYGERVRVEVAKHLRAIEKFDSVDALITAMRGDEAAGRAYFAAR